The following are from one region of the Streptococcus sp. 1643 genome:
- the cpsC gene encoding capsular polysaccharide biosynthesis protein CpsC, which translates to MKEQNMMEIDVFHLLKILWKRKLLIALVAFVTGAVAFAYSSFIVKPEFTSTTRIYVVNRNQGDKPGLTNQDLQAGSYLVKDYREIILSQDVLEKVATDLKLELPPKGLASKIKVTVPVDTRIVSISVTDRAPEEASRIANSLREVAAQKIISVTRVSDVTTLEEARPATSPSSPNIRRNTMVGFLAGAVVMVVTVLLVEILDTRVKRPEDIEDVLQIALLGVVPNLDKLK; encoded by the coding sequence ATGAAAGAACAAAATATGATGGAAATCGATGTATTTCACTTGCTTAAAATCCTTTGGAAACGAAAATTGTTAATTGCTTTAGTAGCATTCGTGACAGGAGCAGTAGCATTTGCCTACAGTAGTTTTATTGTGAAGCCGGAGTTTACGAGTACGACCCGAATTTATGTGGTCAATCGTAATCAGGGAGATAAGCCAGGTTTGACCAACCAAGACTTGCAAGCTGGATCTTACTTGGTAAAAGACTATCGTGAAATTATTCTCTCGCAAGACGTTTTAGAGAAGGTTGCGACTGATTTGAAACTAGAACTCCCTCCAAAAGGTCTAGCTAGTAAAATCAAGGTAACAGTTCCAGTGGATACGCGTATTGTATCGATTTCTGTTACAGACCGTGCACCTGAGGAAGCTAGTCGTATCGCCAACTCTTTGAGAGAGGTTGCGGCTCAAAAGATTATCAGCGTCACTCGGGTTTCGGATGTGACAACGCTTGAAGAAGCACGCCCAGCAACATCGCCATCTTCGCCAAATATTCGTCGCAATACCATGGTTGGATTCCTTGCGGGAGCGGTTGTGATGGTTGTCACAGTTCTCCTTGTTGAGATTTTGGATACACGAGTGAAACGTCCAGAAGATATTGAGGACGTGTTGCAAATTGCACTATTGGGAGTAGTTCCAAATTTGGATAAATTGAAATAG
- a CDS encoding polymerase, which translates to MKLVLKIKSVPELLALVALGIFLTVSILNVTFYARYLPGTVYKLAIAFSLCLLVIKESFKRKYDYRALIGLFATILIYFIVGKITALSSELPVSILFIYTLRDVPFKKVAKTSLVVSMCLLFFVIISARLGIITNYVEISGPRVRTYLGFRYALFPSILLMNIVAIVFYLKQNKIQYWQWLLLALSVYWVYDQTDSRLTFYSSCVLLTCSLLIKWFPKLFSKLGYVFKAFKPTFIVNAVISFWISVTYLNSSHSFINDLLFKVNHMLGGRIYLANKSLNLYGFGFFGRPVYWNGNGLTVEGVRNYQTYLYVDNLYVQILQRFGLLILGLMVSVLSLTLLKVIKKRQWILALILILMSFHSMVDDLNLYLHNNIFWILVGVLINPDYQFSDESDEDLGGRSSEKIV; encoded by the coding sequence ATGAAATTAGTACTAAAAATAAAATCTGTACCAGAACTTTTGGCCCTTGTTGCTTTAGGGATATTTTTAACGGTTTCGATATTAAATGTAACTTTTTATGCTCGGTATCTGCCTGGAACAGTTTATAAATTAGCGATAGCTTTTTCCCTCTGTCTTTTGGTTATAAAAGAGTCGTTTAAGAGAAAATATGATTATAGAGCTCTCATTGGTTTGTTTGCAACGATTTTAATTTATTTTATAGTAGGGAAAATAACAGCTCTCAGTTCAGAACTTCCTGTAAGTATATTATTTATTTATACTTTACGAGATGTTCCCTTTAAGAAGGTGGCGAAAACTTCATTAGTCGTTAGTATGTGCCTGTTGTTTTTTGTTATCATAAGCGCAAGATTAGGAATCATAACGAACTATGTAGAAATTTCTGGTCCTCGAGTGCGGACCTACCTAGGTTTTAGATATGCTCTATTTCCTTCGATTTTACTGATGAATATAGTTGCTATTGTGTTTTATTTAAAGCAAAACAAAATCCAATACTGGCAATGGTTACTGTTGGCTCTTTCTGTTTATTGGGTATATGATCAAACGGATTCTCGTTTAACATTTTATAGTTCCTGTGTATTGCTGACATGCAGTTTGTTAATAAAATGGTTTCCGAAACTATTTTCAAAGTTAGGATATGTGTTTAAAGCTTTTAAACCAACCTTTATTGTAAATGCAGTTATTAGTTTTTGGATCTCCGTTACCTATCTAAATTCAAGTCATTCTTTTATCAATGATCTTCTTTTTAAAGTGAATCATATGTTAGGTGGTCGGATATACTTGGCTAATAAATCTTTAAATCTCTATGGTTTTGGATTTTTTGGACGACCAGTTTACTGGAATGGGAATGGTCTGACTGTTGAAGGTGTTAGAAACTATCAGACCTATCTGTATGTGGACAATTTGTACGTCCAAATTTTACAGAGATTTGGTCTACTCATCCTGGGATTAATGGTCTCAGTTCTATCTTTGACACTACTTAAAGTCATTAAGAAACGCCAGTGGATTCTTGCTCTGATTTTGATATTAATGAGTTTTCACTCTATGGTTGATGATTTGAATTTGTATCTTCATAACAATATTTTTTGGATATTGGTAGGTGTTTTAATAAACCCGGATTATCAGTTTTCTGATGAAAGCGATGAAGATCTAGGGGGACGTTCGTCTGAAAAAATTGTATAG
- a CDS encoding tyrosine-protein kinase produces the protein MPTLEIAHKKLDQARKAEEYYNALRTNIQLSGNNLQVISITSVKPGEGKSTTSTNIAWAFARAGYKTLLIDADIRNSVMSGVFKSREKITGLTEFLSGTTDLSQGLCETNVENLFVIQAGSVSPNPTALLQSENFATMIDTLRKYFDYIVVDTAPIGVVIDAAIITQKCDASVLVTAAGETNRRDVQKAKEQLEQTSKPFLGVVLNKFNTSVEKYGSYGAYGNYGKK, from the coding sequence ATGCCAACGTTAGAGATTGCACATAAAAAACTGGATCAGGCAAGAAAAGCAGAAGAGTACTATAATGCCCTTCGTACCAATATTCAATTGAGTGGGAATAACTTGCAAGTGATTTCTATTACGTCTGTCAAACCAGGAGAAGGGAAATCAACAACTTCTACCAATATTGCTTGGGCTTTCGCGCGTGCAGGCTATAAGACACTGTTGATCGATGCGGATATCCGTAATTCAGTCATGTCAGGTGTCTTTAAATCACGGGAAAAGATTACAGGATTAACAGAGTTCTTGTCAGGCACAACAGACCTATCACAAGGTTTATGTGAAACCAATGTTGAAAATCTGTTTGTCATTCAAGCGGGCTCTGTATCACCAAACCCAACAGCTTTGTTACAAAGTGAAAATTTTGCGACCATGATTGACACCTTACGCAAGTACTTTGACTACATTGTCGTAGATACTGCTCCGATTGGAGTTGTTATCGATGCAGCGATTATCACGCAGAAGTGTGACGCTTCTGTTTTAGTAACTGCTGCTGGTGAAACAAATCGTCGTGATGTCCAAAAAGCTAAAGAACAACTCGAACAAACAAGCAAACCATTTCTAGGAGTAGTTCTAAATAAATTTAATACTTCAGTTGAAAAATATGGCTCCTATGGAGCATATGGAAACTATGGGAAAAAGTAG
- the cps4B gene encoding capsular polysaccharide biosynthesis protein Cps4B, translating into MIDIHSHIVFDVDDGPKSIEESKKLLREAYSQGVRTIVSTSHRRKGMFETPEEKIATNFLKVREMAKEVADDLIIAYGAEIYYTPDVVEKLEKKLIPTLNDSRYALIEFSMNTAYRDMHKGLSDILMLGLTPVIAHIERYDALENNEKRVRELIDMGCYTQVNSSHVLKPKLFGETYKFMKKRAQYFLERDLVHVIASDMHNLEHRPPHMEEAYDIIAQKYSEDKAKELFKDNPRKIIMDQLI; encoded by the coding sequence ATGATAGATATCCATTCGCATATCGTTTTCGATGTGGATGATGGTCCAAAGTCGATAGAGGAAAGTAAAAAGCTTCTAAGAGAGGCCTATAGTCAAGGAGTAAGAACAATCGTTTCCACTTCGCATAGACGAAAAGGGATGTTTGAAACTCCTGAAGAAAAAATTGCAACCAACTTTCTAAAGGTGCGAGAAATGGCTAAGGAAGTTGCGGATGACTTAATCATTGCCTATGGAGCGGAAATCTACTATACTCCGGATGTTGTTGAGAAGTTAGAAAAGAAATTAATCCCAACCCTCAACGATAGCCGCTATGCTTTGATTGAGTTTAGTATGAATACAGCCTATCGAGATATGCATAAGGGATTGAGTGATATTCTAATGTTAGGCCTTACACCCGTCATTGCCCACATTGAACGCTATGATGCTTTAGAAAACAATGAAAAGCGCGTGCGAGAGCTGATTGATATGGGATGTTATACTCAGGTTAATAGTTCTCATGTTTTGAAACCAAAACTCTTCGGAGAAACCTATAAATTTATGAAAAAGAGAGCCCAGTATTTCTTGGAACGAGATCTGGTTCACGTGATAGCAAGTGATATGCACAACTTGGAACACAGACCTCCTCATATGGAGGAAGCCTATGATATCATTGCCCAAAAATACAGTGAAGATAAGGCTAAGGAACTTTTTAAGGATAATCCCCGAAAAATAATAATGGATCAATTGATTTAG
- a CDS encoding LCP family protein, protein MSRRSKRARLGNVKRNVNMVLATIYLLLSGFLLFLIFKHNILAFRYLNILTAVLIFISAVIAILLIVYKKAEKFTVFFLTLAIVVSSVSLYALQQFVGFTNHINATSNYSEYSMSVVVLKDSEINNVTQLESVTGPTETDNDNIQKLVADIKTTQSKDLTVEQSASYLAAYKSLLSGETKAIVLNSVFENIIEAEYPDYASKIKKIYTKKLTKDVAAPKVSKNKAFNIYVSGIDTYGPISSVSRSDVNILMTVNRDTKKILLTTTPRDSYVPIADGGNNQKDKLTHAGIYGVDSSIHTLENLYGVDINYYVRLNFTSFLKLIDLLGGIDVYNDQEFTAHTNGKYYPVGNVHLDSEQALGFVRERYSLADGDRDRGRNQQKVIVAVIQKLTSTEALKNYDNIIKGLQDSLQTNMPLETMMDLVNTQLESGGNYKVNSQDLKGTGRTDLPSYAMPDSNLYMMEIDESSLAAAKAAINDVMEGK, encoded by the coding sequence ATGAGTAGACGTTCGAAGAGAGCTCGTTTAGGGAATGTAAAACGAAATGTTAATATGGTTTTAGCAACCATTTATTTATTATTGAGTGGTTTTTTGCTGTTCTTAATTTTTAAACATAATATCCTAGCTTTTCGATACCTCAATATCCTTACGGCGGTTCTTATTTTTATTTCTGCTGTAATTGCAATCCTTCTGATAGTGTATAAAAAAGCCGAGAAGTTTACGGTTTTCTTTTTGACACTTGCTATCGTAGTTAGCTCGGTTTCTCTCTATGCTTTGCAACAGTTTGTCGGTTTTACCAATCATATCAATGCGACTTCAAACTACTCAGAGTATTCGATGAGTGTGGTCGTTTTGAAAGATAGTGAAATCAATAATGTGACTCAGTTAGAGAGTGTTACAGGTCCGACTGAAACAGATAATGATAATATCCAAAAGTTGGTGGCGGATATTAAAACGACACAGAGTAAAGACTTGACAGTTGAACAGAGTGCTTCTTATCTAGCAGCTTATAAGAGTCTGCTTTCTGGCGAAACGAAAGCAATTGTCTTAAATAGTGTTTTTGAGAACATCATCGAAGCAGAGTATCCAGATTATGCTTCGAAAATTAAGAAAATCTATACAAAAAAACTAACCAAGGATGTTGCGGCACCAAAGGTATCGAAGAATAAAGCTTTCAATATTTATGTGAGTGGTATTGATACCTATGGTCCGATTAGTTCCGTTTCGCGTTCAGATGTAAACATTTTGATGACTGTGAACCGAGATACCAAGAAAATCCTTCTGACTACAACGCCTCGAGATTCCTATGTTCCGATTGCGGATGGGGGAAATAATCAAAAGGACAAATTGACCCACGCTGGGATTTATGGAGTGGACTCGTCGATTCATACCCTGGAAAACCTATATGGTGTGGATATCAATTACTACGTCCGTTTGAACTTCACTTCTTTCTTGAAGTTGATTGACCTTTTAGGAGGGATTGATGTTTATAATGATCAAGAATTTACCGCGCATACTAATGGGAAGTACTATCCAGTAGGAAATGTCCACTTAGATTCTGAGCAGGCTCTGGGATTTGTTCGTGAGCGCTACTCTTTAGCAGATGGAGATCGTGATCGTGGACGCAACCAACAAAAGGTTATTGTAGCTGTGATTCAGAAATTAACATCAACTGAGGCTTTGAAGAACTACGATAACATCATCAAGGGATTGCAAGATTCTCTTCAGACCAATATGCCTTTGGAAACTATGATGGATCTGGTTAATACTCAATTGGAGAGTGGCGGGAACTACAAAGTCAACTCTCAAGACTTGAAGGGAACTGGACGCACGGATCTTCCTTCATACGCTATGCCAGATAGTAACCTCTACATGATGGAAATTGATGAAAGTAGCTTGGCCGCTGCGAAAGCTGCTATCAATGATGTGATGGAGGGCAAGTAG
- a CDS encoding DUF4422 domain-containing protein — translation MSKTYRIIVATHKRFQMPEDKDLYIPIQVGSEGKEDLGYQSDNQGVHISHLNPYYCELTGLYWAWKNLECDYLGLVHYRRYFTSKRHSYRESTSMDDIILSKSEVKNLLSKYDVVVPKKRKYYIETLYSHYAHTHDANHLDVTRQIVSELRPDYIDAFDQVMKQRSGYMFNMFIMSKENVAAYCEWLFPIIDELYRRLDITDYSAFDARLFGRISERLFNVWLAKQDLRVKEIPFIYMEKIDLIQKGKSFLQAKFFGKKYGQSF, via the coding sequence ATGTCTAAAACGTATAGAATCATAGTTGCAACACATAAACGATTTCAAATGCCAGAGGATAAGGACTTGTATATCCCTATCCAAGTTGGTAGTGAAGGTAAGGAAGATTTAGGTTATCAATCAGATAATCAAGGAGTCCATATTTCTCACCTTAATCCTTATTATTGTGAATTAACAGGATTATATTGGGCTTGGAAAAATTTAGAATGTGATTATCTTGGGTTGGTACATTACCGTAGATATTTCACATCAAAACGACACTCATATAGAGAATCAACTAGTATGGATGATATTATTCTTTCAAAGTCAGAAGTTAAAAACTTGCTGTCAAAATATGATGTTGTCGTTCCTAAAAAACGGAAATATTATATTGAAACGCTATACTCTCACTATGCACATACTCACGATGCCAATCATTTAGACGTGACACGCCAGATTGTTAGCGAGTTGAGACCAGATTATATCGATGCTTTTGATCAGGTCATGAAACAACGTAGTGGCTATATGTTCAATATGTTTATCATGTCCAAAGAAAATGTAGCAGCCTATTGTGAATGGTTGTTCCCAATTATCGATGAACTCTATAGAAGATTGGACATTACAGACTATTCTGCTTTTGACGCTAGATTATTTGGTCGTATCAGTGAACGCTTGTTCAATGTTTGGTTGGCAAAACAAGATTTGCGGGTAAAAGAGATTCCGTTCATTTATATGGAAAAAATTGATTTGATTCAAAAAGGGAAGTCCTTTTTACAAGCAAAATTCTTTGGAAAAAAATATGGACAGAGTTTTTAG
- a CDS encoding sugar transferase, with protein MKQNKIIYIAFKRSMDVFIGLFGTVFIVLPCSLVIFIIYKMKGYKGSIFFTQCRAGLRGKKFKIIKFRSMVENAEEILISNKELYEKYKKNSYKLPPNEDPRLTNIGDFIRKTSIDEVPQFINVLLGDMSLIGPRPILENELDEYTEDEQEILLSVRPGITGIWQVSGRSGVYYPERCEMELYYPRNQSLRLDIKIFFLTIRRVLSREGAH; from the coding sequence GTGAAACAAAACAAGATCATCTATATTGCCTTCAAAAGGTCTATGGATGTATTTATCGGCTTGTTTGGAACGGTATTTATAGTTTTACCCTGTTCTCTGGTCATCTTTATAATCTATAAAATGAAAGGTTACAAAGGAAGTATATTTTTTACACAGTGCAGAGCAGGTCTCAGAGGGAAAAAATTTAAAATCATTAAGTTTAGGTCGATGGTCGAGAACGCAGAAGAAATTCTGATTTCGAATAAGGAACTTTATGAAAAGTATAAAAAGAATAGCTATAAATTGCCACCAAATGAGGATCCACGACTTACAAATATTGGAGATTTTATAAGAAAAACAAGTATTGATGAGGTTCCACAGTTTATAAATGTACTACTAGGTGATATGAGTCTTATTGGTCCAAGACCAATTCTTGAAAATGAACTAGACGAATATACCGAGGATGAACAGGAAATTTTATTGTCTGTTCGTCCTGGGATTACAGGAATATGGCAAGTTTCTGGTAGGAGTGGAGTATATTATCCTGAACGTTGTGAGATGGAATTATATTATCCTAGAAATCAGTCTTTACGGTTAGATATCAAAATCTTCTTTTTGACCATTAGAAGAGTGTTATCCCGTGAAGGAGCTCATTGA